From the Kribbella sp. CA-293567 genome, the window TGAAGGCGTCGATCCTGGCGGCGGAGACCAAGTCGCGGCTGGAGGACATCTACCTGCCGTTCAAGCCGAAGCGCCGGACCAAGGCGATGATCGCCCGCGAGGCCGGGCTGGAGCCGCTCGCGGACGGGCTGCTGGCCGACCCGAGCGTGCCGCCGCTGGCCGCCGCCTCGGTGTTCGTGAACGACCAGGTCAGCGATCCGCAGGCGGCGCTGGACGGCGCCCGGGCGATCCTGGTGGAGCGGTTCGCCGAGGACGCCGACCTGATCGGCGAGCTGCGGGAGCGGGTCTGGACGCGGGGCCGGCTGGCCTCGAAGGTGCGCGAGGGCAAGGAGACGGACGGGGCGAAGTTCTCCGACTACTTCGACTTCGACGAGCCGTTCACCAAGATGCCGTCGCACCGGATCCTGGCGATGTTCCGCGGTGAGAAGGAAGAAGTGCTGTCGCTGACCGTCGAGTCCGAGCCCGCGGGGGCCGAGACGGTCGACGGGCCGACGGAGTACGAGGCGACCATCGCCCGCAAGGTCGGGGTGGAGAACCAGGGCCGCCCGGCCGACCAGTGGCTAGTCGAGACGGTCCGCTGGGCCTGGCGGACCAAGATCCTGGTGCACCTCGGCATCGACCTGCGCACCCGGCTGCGGCAGGCCGCCGAGGACGAGGCGGTCCGCGTCTTCGCGGCGAACCTGCGCGACCTGCTGCTCGCGGCACCGGCCGGAACTCGCGCGACGATGGGGCTCGACCCGGGCTTCCGGACCGGCGTGAAGGTGGCCGTCGTCGACGCGACCGGCAAGGTCGTCTCGACCGGCGTGATCTACCCGCACGTCCCGCAGAACCAGTGGGACCGCTCGATCGCGACGCTGGCCGCGCTGGCCGCCGCGCACAAGGTCGACTTGATTGCCATCGGCAACGGCACGGCGTCCCGGGAGACCGACAAGCTGGCCGCCGAGCTGATCGCGAAGCACCCGGAGCTCAAGCTCACCAAGGCGGTCGTCTCGGAGGCGGGCGCTTCGGTGTACTCCGCGTCGGCGTTCGCCTCGGCCGAGCTGCCCGGGATGGACGTCACGCTGCGCGGCGCGGTCTCGATCGCCCGCCGGCTGCAGGACCCGCTGGCCGAGCTGGTGAAGATCGACCCGAAGTCGATCGGCGTCGGTCAGTACCAGCACGACCTGCCGGAGGCGTCGCTGTCCCGCTCGCTGGACGCGGTGGTCGAAGACGCGGTGAACGCGGTCGGCGTCGACCTCAACACGGCCTCCGCGCCGCTGCTGACCCGGGTCTCGGGGATCACCCAGGGGCTGGCCGACAACATCGTCATCCACCGCGACCAGAACGGGCCGTTCAAGTCGCGGTCCGCGCTGAAGGAGGTGCCGCGCCTCGGCCCGAAGGCGTTCGAGCAGGCGGCCGGCTTCCTCCGGATCCCCGACGGCGCCGACCCGCTCGACTCGTCGAGCGTGCACCCCGAGGCGTACCCGGTGGTGCGCCGGATCATCGACTCGACCGGCACCGACCTGAAGTCGCTGATCGGCTCGCCGGCGCTGAAGTCGCTGAAGGCCGCGGACTACGTCGACGACATGTTCGGGCTGCCGACGGTGACCGACATCCTGGCCGAGTTGGAGAAGCCCGGGCGCGACCCCCGGCCGGCCTTCAAGACCGCGACCTTCGCCGAGGGAGTCGAGAAGATCGGCGACCTGAAGCCCGGGATGCGGCTGGAGGGCCAGGTCACCAACGTGGCGGCCTTCGGCGCGTTCATCGACATCGGAGTACACCAGGACGGTCTGGCGCACGTGTCGGCGCTCTCGAAGAACTTCGTGAAGGACCCGCGCGAGGTGGTCAAGCCAGGCGACATCGTCAAGGTGAAGGTGCTCGAGGTCGACATCCCGCGCCAGCGCATCTCGCTGACACTGCGTCTGGACGACGAGGTCGGCGCGCCCACCTCCGGTGGCCGGTCGGGTGAGGGGCGTTCGGCCCGCTCCGGTGAAAACCGTGGTGGCGGTCGAGGTCCCGGTGACTCGGGTGGTGGTCGGGGCCCCGGTGGCTCAGGCGGTGGCGGTCGCGGTCCGGGTGGTTCCGGCGGTCGTGGTCCGGGTGGTGGCGCAGGCGGGCAGGGTAGAGGCGGTCAGGGCGGTCGTCCGGGCGGTTCTCAGCCGGCCAAGGACGTGCCCATGGACGAAGGCTCCCTCGCCGACGCGTTCCGCAAGGCAGGCTTCACCGTCCGCTGACCCCACCAACCAACAGAACAGCCGACACCCCCACGGTTTGCCGGTCGTTCCGCCGCCCCACCGAGTTCCCCTCCCCCGCAACACCCGACCCGCAGGAAACTAACCCCCGCGAGTGGAGAGTTCCCCCCTGTTAGAACCGGGGGGAACCCTTCGTTCGCAGGGGTAACTCTGGGTGCGTACGGCGGGGGCGGGCAGCGCGGGCAGCGCGGGCAGCGCGGGCAGCGCGGGCAGCGCGGCAGCACGGGCGGTGGGGGGCAGCGCGGCAGCACGGGCGGTGGGGGGCAGCGCGGCAGCACGGGCAGTGGGGGCAGCGCGAGCGGTGGGGGCAGCGCGGCAGCACGGGCAGTGGGGGCAGCGCGAGCGGTGGGGGCAGCGCGGGCAGCGCGGGCAGCGGCGGCAGCGCGGGCAGCGGGCGGTGGGTGGTGGGCGGTTAGCGCAGGTCGTTTAGGTGGCCGCCGGGGTCGCCTAGGTGGATTGCGGTGGCTTGGGGGGTGTAGCCGATGCGGCGGTAGATGCGGTCGGCGCCGTCGTCGCCGGGGGTGAGCCAGGCGAGGGTGGCGCCGCCGGTTTTGAAGGCCTGCTGGGTCGCGTACGCCGTTGCGAGTGCGCCCAGGCCCTGTCGGCGGTGGGAGTGCAGCGTGCCTACTCCGGCGACCTCGGTCACGCCGTCGGCGATGGCGGTCCACGCGGCAGTAGCGACCGGTGCGCCGTTCTGGCGGATCAGTACGCCGGCGCCGTTGGCGGGGTCGGGCTGGAACGGGTTTGCTGCGTCGTCGGTCTCGTAGGCGTCCGCGGCGACGGCATCCGCTTCGGCCTGCTCCTCGGGGGAGTTGATCACCGAGGCAGTGATGCCGTCGGGGAGCTCCGGGAGCCTGAGGTCTGCAGGCTCGACCACCAGCAGGGGTGGGCGGGAGACGATCGTCATACCGTTGGCGGCGAGTGCCTCGGCGAGACCGGGGCTGGCCTCCTCGATCAGTTCGGCGTGCAGCCAGCGTCCTTCGGCGGCGAAGGCCTTGCGGATCGTCTCCAGTGCCCAGGACACCTCTTCCGGGTCGAACGGTGTTCCCGGCTCGGCGGCGACCGCCACGGACAGGAACCAGACGTCCTCGTCGTGCAACATGCCGACCAGCGGGCCGGCCACGATCTGCCGCCGGGCCCGGGCCAAACCCTGCAATTGAGCGGACGCGATCCGCGCAGCAATCTCCACTCTCTCGACCCTAGCCGGAGGACCAACCAGAGGGCTCACCGAGCGCGGAGACGGCCGGAGTGGTCCAGCCCGCTCTCCAAGTAGCCTCCAGCCTCGTGACGAGTTTGCGGAACGGCGACTTCCGGCGGCTCCGGATCAGCCGGCCGCCCGAACGCTCATGCCGGCCATCGTGCGTACCGGCGAAGGGCTGGTCGCGGCGAACTCATTCACCGCCTGCTCCGGCAGCGTGATCCGGCTGGCCGCTCCACCACACGGCGCACTGCTGCCGGCCGGACCAGGAATCAAGTTCGTGCTCGCCGTGGACATCATCAGCTATTTGTTGTCAGCGGCAATCATCGCTCCGCCGTCCCACCGAACCATTCCGAAACCGCCTGATCTCGACGGCGATCCCCGCGAATTACGGTCTTGGCCAAAACCGCGGACCGGGCCGACGACTTCGAGCGGAGCCTGGCCGTGGTCGCTCCGTATTCGAATGAGTGCCCGCAGTTAGCAGGAAGTCCTACATTTGCGGCCGTGACGAAACCCTCCGGCGGTGCCCGAATCGTTATTGGCAAATTAGGGTAAACATTCTTGACAGGCCATAAAGGCACAGTGTTCCCGGAACCGCTCCCGCACCTTCTGACCAGCGAATTCACCGCGATGACAACACTGCGTAAGGCCTCTGTAAAGGTCCTTGTCGGTCTATTCCGGGGTGCGGCTTTATACGGTGTTCTTTCCTTATGCCCAGCGTCGGGCAGCCTCCTCGAGAACCGAAGGACCACCGATGACCGAGTCGATCGAGATTCCCGCCTCGCACCGCCGCGTGCGGGTCTGGTTCGGCGCCACCACGATCGCTGACCACACCGCGGACGTCGACCAGGCAGCGCAGTACGAAGAAGCCATGCGCCGCCGGTTCGCCTCCCTGCGCGTGACCAGCGAGCCCGTTCTCGTCGACGCGGTCGGCGTACCGGAGCTAGCGCGATGACCACCCGTCCGACGCTGCTCGGCTACGTCCGGGCCGACGCGCTCAGCTGCGCGGAGGAACTGGCCGCGGCCACGAACTCGCTCGCGGCGTTCGCCAGTGCCGAGGGATTCGCCCTCGGCACGGTGTACACCGAGCGCGACGCCGCCGAGTCCGCCGCGTTCCACGCGCTGCTGGACGAGGTGAAGCGGTCGGACGTCCGAGCGGTCGTCGTACCGACGCTCCAGCACCTCGGAACGGCCGGTGCCCCGGTCGGCATGCAGCGAGACCTCGAGTTCCACCAGGCGCACGTCTGGGCGGTCGACGCGAGATAACCCCACAGGCAAGCGGAGCCGACGTCTTGACCCCTGCATCGGCGTCGGTTCCGCTCTCCACCTCCACAGTCGCACCGGAGATGTTCGGGCGGTAGTGGACCAATCAAGGCCCCACCGGCTGCTACCGGTGGGGCCTTGTCGTTGCTCCCGCGGTTCGGGTCAGGCGGTGATCGTGTAGCCGTAGCGTTTCATCACGGTGGCAATGCCGTCGTTGAAGATGCCGGTCGGAGGCAGCCCGAACTTCAGTTCCACCTTTCGCAGTACGCGCTGGAAGTGCAGGTGCCACGAGACGCCGGCGGCCGGTACGGTCTCGGTCCCGGCGATCGCCCCGACCCTCGGATGCGCGGCCCAGGCGACGACCCGGGCCCGGTCGGCACCCCACGCTCCGGTCATCGCGTCGTGCGTCCGCGCATAGGCCATCGCGGCGAGCGAGATCGACGAGTCCGGTACGGCGGGCGGCTCCGGTGCCGGGTGCGCCTTGAGATAGAGCTCCCAGGTCATCGCGTAGAAACCGGGTGGGCCGTCGTCCGTGCCCCGGTTGGCCAGCCCGTTGCGTTTGCGCTTGTACTCCTGCACCTGGATCGCGGCACCTCGGGACAGGTCCTGGTCGCCGATCGCGATCGCGTGCACGTGGTACGGCCAGCGACCCTGCGCCGGTGTCCGGAGCCACGCGGCGAAGCCGACCTTGCGCAGGGCCAGCACGATCGCCCGGCGCTGGGCCGGACTCTGCTTGGCCACGTCGACGTCGACCGCGCCGCCACCGTCGTGCGTCCCGGCGGAGGCTTCCACGCCACCCTTGTTGTACGAGCCCTGGATGAACCTGAACTGCGACCGGTAGAGCTTCTCGGCCGCCACCAGCATCGCGACGGTCCGCCGGTTCAGCTGGGTCCGCCGCCAGACAATCCTTGCCTCAGGCATCTAATTGCCCGAGGATCAGCTCCGCGTCCTCGCCGGCCCCGAGCGCTTCCAGCTCGTCCAGCTCGGCCTCGGACAGCTCGTCGTCCTGAATCTCGTCGAAGACGTCCGTCATCGACCCCTCCCCCCTGTGACGCCCACGGCCACCCCCGGCCACGGAATCGTTGTTCAGGCTAGGTGCGGCCGGTGTCATCCGTCCACGGCGGCCGTTGTACGAGAAACGTCAAGTTTTCCGGATCGCCGGGTGTGAGCCACCGACGGTGGGGTACGAGTAGACAGTCCCGCGGTTCAGTCGGCCCCATTCGGGCATGGGTGGTGCTCACCGAGCCGCGAGTTCTCCCACTGAGGGGCGGGAGAACGACCGACGGCGGCGGGCGTACCCCACGGTGCGCCCGCCCCAGGTCGTCGGTTCCGCCGGACAGCGACCGAACGGACGACGGATGACCGACCCCGTGTACCGCGCACCGATCCCCGTGTACCGCGCGCCGATGCGATCCCGCCGCGAC encodes:
- a CDS encoding Tex family protein — translated: MALQSIEQRIADELEVGVGQVRATVALLDEGSTVPFIARYRKEVTGELDDSQLRTLEERLRYLRELEERRATVLESIESQGKLDDALKASILAAETKSRLEDIYLPFKPKRRTKAMIAREAGLEPLADGLLADPSVPPLAAASVFVNDQVSDPQAALDGARAILVERFAEDADLIGELRERVWTRGRLASKVREGKETDGAKFSDYFDFDEPFTKMPSHRILAMFRGEKEEVLSLTVESEPAGAETVDGPTEYEATIARKVGVENQGRPADQWLVETVRWAWRTKILVHLGIDLRTRLRQAAEDEAVRVFAANLRDLLLAAPAGTRATMGLDPGFRTGVKVAVVDATGKVVSTGVIYPHVPQNQWDRSIATLAALAAAHKVDLIAIGNGTASRETDKLAAELIAKHPELKLTKAVVSEAGASVYSASAFASAELPGMDVTLRGAVSIARRLQDPLAELVKIDPKSIGVGQYQHDLPEASLSRSLDAVVEDAVNAVGVDLNTASAPLLTRVSGITQGLADNIVIHRDQNGPFKSRSALKEVPRLGPKAFEQAAGFLRIPDGADPLDSSSVHPEAYPVVRRIIDSTGTDLKSLIGSPALKSLKAADYVDDMFGLPTVTDILAELEKPGRDPRPAFKTATFAEGVEKIGDLKPGMRLEGQVTNVAAFGAFIDIGVHQDGLAHVSALSKNFVKDPREVVKPGDIVKVKVLEVDIPRQRISLTLRLDDEVGAPTSGGRSGEGRSARSGENRGGGRGPGDSGGGRGPGGSGGGGRGPGGSGGRGPGGGAGGQGRGGQGGRPGGSQPAKDVPMDEGSLADAFRKAGFTVR
- a CDS encoding GNAT family N-acetyltransferase, coding for MEIAARIASAQLQGLARARRQIVAGPLVGMLHDEDVWFLSVAVAAEPGTPFDPEEVSWALETIRKAFAAEGRWLHAELIEEASPGLAEALAANGMTIVSRPPLLVVEPADLRLPELPDGITASVINSPEEQAEADAVAADAYETDDAANPFQPDPANGAGVLIRQNGAPVATAAWTAIADGVTEVAGVGTLHSHRRQGLGALATAYATQQAFKTGGATLAWLTPGDDGADRIYRRIGYTPQATAIHLGDPGGHLNDLR